One Cuculus canorus isolate bCucCan1 chromosome 1, bCucCan1.pri, whole genome shotgun sequence DNA segment encodes these proteins:
- the FAM3C gene encoding protein FAM3C has protein sequence MRIAGAAKFVVVVAIFLLTFYVISQVFEIKMDANLGHIFARSALDAAAHSTKPPRYKCGISKACPEKHFAFKMASGAANVVGPKICVEDNILMSGVKNNVGRGINVALVNGKTGEALDTKFFDMWGGDVAPFIEFLKSIQDGTIVLMGTYDDGATKLNEEARKLIAELGSTSITNLGFRDNWVFCGGKGIKTKSPFEQHIKNNKDTNKYEGWPEVVEMEGCIPQKQD, from the exons ATGAGAATAGCAG GTGCTGCAAAGTTTGTGGTAGTCgtagcaatatttttattgacGTTTTATGTCATATCTCAAGTATTTGAAATCAAAATGGATGCAAACTTAGGACACATATTTG cTAGATCAGCTCTGGATGCAGCTGCACACT caacaaaacctcCAAGATACAAATGTGGGATCTCTAAAGCTTGTcctgaaaagcattttgcattCAAAATGGCAAGTGGAGCAGCAAATGTAGTTGGACCTAAAATTTGTGTAGAAGATAATAT tttaatGAGTggagttaaaaataatgttgGCAGAGGAATAAATGTGGCCTTGGTCAATG gtAAAACAGGAGAAGCATTAGACACTAAATTCTTTGACATGTGGGGAGGAG ATGTGGCACCGTTTATTGAATTTCTGAAGTCCATCCAGGATGGAACAATAGTGTTAATGGGAACATATGATGATGGTGCAACCAA GCTTAATGAGGAAGCACGGAAACTGATTGCTGAATTGGGAAGCACATCTATTACTAACCTTGGCTTTAGAGACAACTGGGTCTTTTGCGGTGGAAAAGGAATTAAGACTAAAAGTCCATTTGAACAg caTATTAAGAACAACAAGGACACAAACAAGTATGAAGGCTGGCCAGAAGTTGTTGAGATGGAAGGCTGTATCCCTCAGAAGCAAGactaa